A genomic stretch from Verrucomicrobiota bacterium includes:
- a CDS encoding Gfo/Idh/MocA family oxidoreductase, whose product MMNTSETPVASLAATRRQFLKTSTAATAAVALGTLETARFAHAAGSDVIRVGMIGCGGRNSGAVVQALSADPGARLVAMNDIFMDRIQDKLNRIKQQKPTQVEVPQDRCFPGLDGYKKVIECADVVLIANAAKFHPFHTKAAIEAGKHVFTEKPHGIDPYGIKMMKAACDLAKEKKLSVVSGLHSRYHPGYQEIIQRIHDGAIGDVVSIEENFLRAPYGVTERKAGLSELEYQFSTQYHFTWLSGDDVVQSLVHNLDRASWVLKEQAPVKCHGLGGRSTMVEEVYGNVFDHHSVVYEFASGVRLYALCRTTTGCYNEDSSILLGSKGRASIKACRIWGENAWQWKPQGKVDAYQIEHDRLFASIRSGVPINNGDYMARSTMIGIMGQISCYTGKEVTWEQINQSNFAYAPKPEECHDGMEPPVKPGANGSYSVYIPGQTRLL is encoded by the coding sequence ATGATGAATACATCCGAGACCCCGGTCGCTTCGCTGGCCGCCACCCGGCGCCAGTTCTTGAAAACTTCCACTGCCGCCACGGCCGCGGTGGCGCTTGGCACGCTGGAGACGGCCCGGTTCGCACATGCCGCCGGCAGCGACGTCATCCGCGTGGGGATGATCGGCTGCGGGGGACGCAATTCCGGCGCGGTGGTCCAGGCGCTGAGCGCGGACCCCGGCGCGCGCCTGGTGGCGATGAACGATATCTTCATGGATCGCATCCAGGATAAGTTGAACCGGATCAAACAGCAGAAGCCCACGCAGGTGGAGGTGCCGCAGGACCGCTGCTTCCCCGGCCTGGACGGTTATAAAAAGGTCATCGAGTGTGCGGATGTGGTGTTGATCGCCAACGCGGCCAAGTTCCATCCGTTTCATACCAAAGCGGCCATCGAGGCCGGCAAGCATGTGTTCACGGAGAAGCCGCACGGCATTGATCCGTATGGCATCAAGATGATGAAGGCGGCGTGCGACCTGGCCAAGGAGAAGAAGCTATCGGTCGTCTCCGGCCTGCACAGCCGTTATCATCCCGGCTACCAGGAGATCATCCAGCGCATTCATGACGGCGCGATTGGCGACGTGGTGTCCATCGAGGAGAACTTCCTGCGCGCCCCGTATGGCGTCACGGAACGCAAGGCCGGTTTATCGGAGTTGGAGTATCAGTTCAGCACGCAATATCATTTCACCTGGCTTTCCGGGGATGACGTGGTGCAATCGCTGGTGCATAACCTGGATCGCGCGAGTTGGGTGTTAAAGGAGCAGGCCCCGGTGAAGTGCCACGGGTTGGGCGGGCGTTCAACGATGGTGGAGGAGGTTTACGGCAACGTGTTTGACCATCATTCGGTGGTGTACGAGTTTGCGAGTGGCGTCCGCCTGTACGCCTTGTGCCGGACCACCACGGGCTGTTACAACGAAGATTCGAGCATCCTGCTTGGTTCCAAAGGGCGGGCCTCCATCAAGGCCTGCCGGATCTGGGGCGAGAACGCCTGGCAATGGAAACCGCAAGGCAAGGTAGACGCCTACCAAATCGAGCATGATAGATTGTTCGCCTCGATTCGCTCCGGGGTGCCCATCAACAACGGCGATTACATGGCGCGCAGCACGATGATCGGCATCATGGGGCAAATCTCCTGTTACACCGGCAAGGAAGTCACCTGGGAACAAATCAACCAATCCAACTTTGCCTACGCCCCGAAACCGGAAGAATGCCACGACGGCATGGAGCCGCCGGTGAAACCTGGAGCGAACGGGAGCTATTCGGTGTATATCCCCGGGCAGACGCGGTTGCTGTAG